In Schizosaccharomyces osmophilus chromosome 2, complete sequence, the following proteins share a genomic window:
- a CDS encoding GTPase activating protein → MKKHIMSTEDVDIHLQSISKEVLWEKRHKRIKRLIYDEQFCKRVPIEKLVKCTSDTLELKARDELKYLAIHLWIRATEYQRDVTTNERELLFQKISILSNVEDYPKGIEALITTTSQGEKIESYSNDILKLLSEWIIAMFKKLDALRSNNRNSFRTSFQLKNLTHCFHQTMILLTSMIRVKFHVFEEMAISSMLANCIWICKNTTDVQDIELVFSLLNSLISRGSVSSSVLFSVIEMLCRAKFGLTASSNSAQQIIDKLLKSAKKYETVSCLRKVLESSSESSLIAQMGAVKVLCNILIDPPRFVYCTRGMLLGFMLQALNQQSSRLALEMSRSLYNALEHRSFFELLYIDEWISLLDILIKISSSLPKSSNYERETWKHSEPNIIESIKTYQIRNINLLEDFFQEFTSIVLLDKFFDLLKVNSFYLSDDLRKKMLLVLDERAQMPHLSSWFDDQKLLVDIYMNLNNSYEVRISLLPSFRKFLRSSPGQHRSSVFRTILFPLLNSLNRYHSDELTENVFRLVCDLSGVYPPDIFYEVNAILKNFAHNNEMGEVQLASIQAISSMAFYYVMLPEFKSILYEELVLVIKNLKIRRSYRVAPLQMLLQLRINSNGYCFLNVSPTSQALLSKYENQWYNPFISDEALKCRDNKVKFRDLSFAAVFQRFPLKANTDSKTSKGLIKIPVEEWVSAIMHIVLHESDADIVEYVFINFTNQLRSSSMFFTCPNALKKILQFMLEITTGKYTSTFNSLSGSRKERFLVLLSKVLSVLMVYKDAFPQNCHEQFFRLLNYFLEKGESTTESCIDILIINCYAMHSFSVSYMPKFFSLIMSSNISERSLVNFLRLLHVVSNNPVLTDGLDVETIQKICLFCLSIIRSRTDEIDKKKGLVNPNAKLFNLYLITFSYYIISNIFLSCPLSQRPHLVSFLLGEFLRSRKPVHFEGYEKVFYELLLRFTYSDERLENYNKDKKFLFNKYSKTWIYRGCVITINAQYEIGDFEMTIRRMSGTTIYQLHANTADYDIMKHGIKENVVSSEIRQMHLLEQSTSHIFMETILAPLDNEEEEPVLVQPSEYAADLIQCLDGTHIRPVINIAVVLQTDEYNGDINTTVGWQLFYRLLESFGVEKKLKTGETVYVWTSKTIEIVFQHIKDPERDTEKVLFSGMVLIASDDLVESSMMDWESFNVPVIIKLSLDSHLDALKMFDTLFHTRLEIITTDVDISHQGYWKLDQTVAVSSVPPLLHSFLADMGLYQQLFENFAYVHPWLLRQQFVDELNTINHKQASADPSRSDLKNKTYDFTISL, encoded by the coding sequence TTCCAGAAAATATCCATACTTTCAAATGTGGAAGATTATCCCAAGGGAATAGAAGCATTAATTACAACTACTTCTCAAGgtgaaaaaattgaaagttATTCAAATGATATCTTGAAGCTCCTCTCAGAATGGATAATTGCTATGTTTAAAAAACTTGATGCTTTGCGTTCCAACAACCGAAACTCTTTTAGGACAAGCTTCCAGCTGAAAAATCTTACTCATTGCTTTCATCAGACTATGATCCTTTTAACTAGCATGATTCGAGTGAAATTCCATGTTTTTGAGGAAATGGCTATTTCTAGTATGTTAGCGAATTGCATTTGGATATGTAAGAATACCACTGATGTACAGGATATAgagcttgttttttcacTTCTGAACTCTCTAATTAGCCGTGGGTCAGTATCCTCttctgttttattttccgTAATTGAAATGCTATGCCGAGCCAAATTTGGATTAACTGCCAGTTCGAATTCTGCTCAGCAAATTATTGATaagcttttgaaatctGCAAAAAAGTACGAGACTGTTTCTTGCCTGAGAAAAGTATTAGAAAGTTCAAGTGAGAGCTCATTAATTGCTCAAATGGGAGCAGTCAAAGTTTTATGCAATATTTTGATTGACCCTCCAAGATTTGTATACTGTACCCGAGGAATGCTACTTGGATTTATGCTTCAAGCTTTGAACCAACAATCTAGCAGGTTAGCTCTTGAAATGTCTCGCTCTTTATACAATGCTTTGGAACACCGTTCATTTTTTGAGCTGCTTTATATTGACGAATGGATAAGTTTGCTTGatattttaattaaaatatcttcatctttaccAAAGTCATCCAATTATGAAAGAGAGACCTGGAAACACAGTGAACCGAATATTATTGAATCAATTAAGACCTATCAAATCCGGAATATTAATTTGTTAGaggatttctttcaagAATTTACGAGTATTGTTTTATTGGATAAGTTTTTCGATCTCTTGAAGGtcaattctttctatttgtCGGATGATCTTCGTAAAAAAATGCTTCTAGTTCTCGACGAAAGAGCTCAGATGCCTCACCTAAGTAGCTGGTTTGACGACCAAAAACTACTTGTCGATATTTATATGAACCTTAACAATTCTTATGAGGTGCGTATTTCGTTATTGCCTTCTTTTCGTAAATTCTTACGTTCGTCTCCTGGTCAGCACCGATCTTCCGTTTTCAGGACaatcctttttccattactcaattctttaaataGATACCATTCAGATGAGTTAACTGAAAATGTGTTCAGGTTGGTATGTGACTTATCCGGTGTATATCCACCAGACATATTTTACGAAGTCAATGCTATATTAAAAAACTTTGCCCATAATAATGAAATGGGTGAAGTGCAGCTTGCTTCAATTCAAGCAATATCAAGTATGGCATTTTATTATGTTATGTTACCGGAATTCAAATCGATCTTATATGAAGAATTGGTTTTAGTtattaaaaatttgaaaattcgTCGTTCTTATCGGGTCGCTCCATTACAGATGCTTTTACAACTACGGATTAATTCGAATggatattgttttttgaatgtttcACCGACTTCTCAGGCGCTTTTATCGAAATACGAAAACCAATGGTACAACCCTTTTATATCTGACGAAGCATTAAAATGCCGTGATAATAAAGTAAAGTTTAGAGATCTATCATTTGCTGCTGTATTTCAGCGATTTCCGTTAAAAGCTAACACGGATTCGAAAACGTCAAAGGGGCTAATCAAAATTCCCGTTGAAGAATGGGTTTCAGCTATAATGCATATAGTTTTACATGAAAGCGATGCAGATATCGTGGAGtatgttttcattaattttaCTAATCAGCTGAGAAGCTCATCAATGTTCTTTACTTGCCCTAATGCgttaaagaaaattctaCAATTTATGTTAGAGATCACGACAGGTAAATATACCTCAACCTTTAATTCTCTTTCCGGTagtagaaaagaaagatttttgGTTCTTCTATCTAAGGTTTTGTCTGTTTTAATGGTGTATAAAGATGCATTTCCTCAAAATTGTCATGAACAATTCTTTCGGTTATTAAATTATTTCCTTGAGAAGGGAGAGAGTACCACGGAATCCTGCATCGACATTTTAATTATTAATTGCTATGCAatgcattctttttcagtttcCTATATGCccaaatttttctctttgattATGTCTTCGAATATAAGTGAACGAAGCCTCGTAAACTTTTTGCGTCTACTTCATGTAGTGAGTAATAACCCTGTACTTACTGATGGATTAGACGTCGAGACGATTCAAAAGATTTGTCTCTTTTGCTTAAGTATTATTCGCTCGCGAACAGACGAAattgataaaaagaaaggctTGGTCAACCCAAATGCAAAACTTTTTAATCTCTATTTGattactttttcttattaCATTATCTCAAACATATTTTTGTCGTGTCCGCTATCACAGAGGCCGCACttagtttcatttttgttggGTGAATTTTTAAGGAGCAGAAAGCCTGTTCATTTTGAAGgatatgaaaaagttttttacGAACTATTACTCCGGTTTACCTATTCTGATGAAAGGTTGGAGAATTAcaacaaagacaaaaagtttttgtttaataagtattcaaaaacttggaTTTATAGAGGTTGCGTGATAACCATAAATGCTCAGTACGAAATTGGGGATTTTGAAATGACTATTCGAAGAATGTCTGGTACAACCATATATCAATTACATGCCAATACAGCCGACTATGATATAATGAAGCATggaattaaagaaaatgttgtCAGCAGTGAAATAAGACAAATGCACCTTCTGGAGCAATCTACAAGTCATATTTTTATGGAAACAATTTTAGCTCCATTGGATAACgaggaagaagaaccaGTGTTGGTTCAACCGAGCGAGTATGCAGCAGATCTAATACAATGTCTCGATGGTACTCATATACGGCCTGTAATTAACATAGCTGTTGTTCTTCAAACAGACGAGTATAATGGAGATATAAACACGACTGTTGGATGGCAGTTGTTTTACCGGCTGCTGGAAAGCTTCGGggtagaaaaaaagttgaagaCCGGAGAAACTGTATATGTGTGGACGAGTAAGACGATAGAAATTGTCTTTCAGCATATAAAGGATCCTGAAAGAGATACGGAAAAGGTCCTTTTCAGCGGCATGGTTTTAATTGCTTCTGATGATTTGGTGGAATCTTCAATGATGGATTGGGAGTCTTTCAACGTCCCTGTAATAATCAAGTTGTCGCTTGATTCGCATTTGGACGCCTTGAAAATGTTTGATACGTTGTTTCACACACGATTAGAAATTATCACAACAGATGTGGATATATCCCATCAAGGATATTGGAAGTTGGATCAAACCGTTGCCGTTTCATCTGTACCACCTTTGcttcattcctttttagcGGATATGGGACTGTACCAGCAgttgtttgaaaatttcgCCTACGTACATCCCTGGCTTTTGCGCCAGCAATTTGTTGACGAACTAAATACAATTAATCACAAGCAGGCTTCCGCAGACCCTTCACGAAgtgatttaaaaaacaaaacatatGATTTTACGATTTCCCTTTga